A region of the Leeuwenhoekiella sp. MAR_2009_132 genome:
TATAATGCTACAAACTAATATTTCTTTACAGATTTCCTCATTTTATACGATTAATCTTAATATTTAAGATATTCTACTTTTGCTAAATAGTAGGATTTCAAGCCGAATTATTGATACGAAGACGCTTCAAGCAAGATCTATAATATTGTAAAGTATCTAACGGTATGCACTATAAACAATAGACATAGCCAGTAAAAAACTTTAAAATATAGACCATAAAAAAAGCCTCAGGAGATTGAGGCTTTGCCATTTAGTATTAAATGCTAATTATATGGTAACGCTTACGTGTGGATTATAATAATTCTCTGCGATTGAAGCCATCTCTTTTTTATGTGAAATTATATCTTCTATCGTTTTCCATGTAGAACTAGAAATTAAGTTTTTTAAAGGTTGGTTGACTTTGGTTATTTCTGAAAATACTGCTTTAACCTGTGCATCCCATACATTAGAATACTTTAATAAATCATCTGGAAATACCGTTTTACGTTCTGTGCCCTCATCAATACCTGTAAAAGGTTCTGTGACATTGAGATAGCCATAATCGTCTGTAAGTTGCTCCCCCGGGTGAATATCGCATATGGCTATTTCAAAGTCATATGCTGTGCTTAAACAATTAGATTTAAAACTGTGATTTACAAATCTGCCATTATCCCAGCAGAGCACGAGATTTCCTGATTTATTTCGGTAGGTATAGGTCTCTAAGATGTTTTGATAGAGAATATCTAATTGTTTAAAGTCTGAAGGTGTAAATTCTCGATCGAGTTTGTCTAATGCCCATGTTATTGTTCCTGCGGGTATAAATTGAGTAGCAACTACGCCGTGGCCTACCTGGTCATTTATAAAACGGATCTCAGTATGTGGGTGAATCATAAAAGGTATTTAAATTAGGTTTGTAAAGGTTGCCGTGAATTATAATTCTTTGGTATTAACCCCAAAAAATCAACCTAATTTAATCACTTTTTTAATTGAAAATTCACAAAAATCTGTTAGCGTAGAAATATTTTATGAGTTTTAATAATTGATTTAAAATCAATGTTCAACGCGTATTTTTTAGTAATGTTCAATGCCTATTTAAATTAGAAAAGAGGAAAAACAAATAGCTTTTCCTCTCTTTGAAATTAATTTTTAAGCACCCAAATCTTAAAGTTAAAAAATGATTTAAGCCAGTTCTTCAGCTATTTTTATTCTACCACCTTTGGCAAGAATTTCTTCTTTCATTTTACTAAAAGACTCTTCGCTTATGGCACGGGTAGCATCTTCATA
Encoded here:
- a CDS encoding SET domain-containing protein, producing MIHPHTEIRFINDQVGHGVVATQFIPAGTITWALDKLDREFTPSDFKQLDILYQNILETYTYRNKSGNLVLCWDNGRFVNHSFKSNCLSTAYDFEIAICDIHPGEQLTDDYGYLNVTEPFTGIDEGTERKTVFPDDLLKYSNVWDAQVKAVFSEITKVNQPLKNLISSSTWKTIEDIISHKKEMASIAENYYNPHVSVTI